One Gloeobacter morelensis MG652769 DNA window includes the following coding sequences:
- a CDS encoding Shedu immune nuclease family protein: MVYRIDPNTKIGEYHLVQDSNNSQKVRTPIKLVGFERMPSGFYKEGYGLTAGGKSIIDEIYRRYEKSIDLTVTASRDSKLDARGKSVKLSLSQLVLSKAGEAARTIRKARNEEMRAETQRILGGALTQFKDMYEAVPAYSGGSIAKILESPKLVQNLSEQDQAALESFIPEYLSSITGTLRSKKKLKVVYDSLDAGKTIYLKKVLEEFRRKLAKDVQNESTWQDFLTEYILILRHSYGEVLQKESVSLQGKFPDFLLIDPYGYLDIYEIKKPSTNLMKLDASRNNYYWDTEISKAIAQTENYIHQSQRNADALTNDIRKHKGIEVNIVRPRGFIIAGKREQLKSKKLQDDFRILCDSLKNLDILLYDDLLESLESLVSRSSV, translated from the coding sequence TTGGTCTACCGCATCGATCCCAATACTAAGATCGGTGAGTACCATCTTGTCCAAGACAGCAATAACTCCCAAAAAGTCCGGACTCCCATAAAGTTAGTCGGTTTTGAAAGGATGCCTTCAGGATTTTACAAAGAAGGATATGGCCTGACTGCTGGCGGCAAGAGTATCATTGATGAAATTTACAGAAGATACGAAAAGTCTATCGATCTTACTGTAACTGCCTCGCGAGATTCGAAGCTTGATGCGCGAGGAAAGAGCGTGAAGCTGTCGCTTTCGCAGCTTGTATTATCGAAAGCAGGTGAAGCGGCGCGGACAATCAGAAAGGCAAGAAATGAAGAGATGCGCGCGGAAACGCAACGTATATTGGGGGGTGCTCTAACTCAGTTCAAAGACATGTATGAAGCTGTTCCAGCGTATTCTGGCGGTAGCATCGCAAAGATTCTAGAGAGCCCTAAACTTGTTCAAAACCTGAGTGAACAAGATCAAGCAGCCCTTGAAAGCTTCATTCCTGAATATCTGTCTTCAATAACCGGAACGCTGCGGTCCAAAAAGAAACTAAAGGTCGTCTATGACTCGCTAGACGCCGGAAAAACGATCTATTTGAAAAAGGTCTTAGAGGAGTTTCGCAGGAAACTTGCCAAGGATGTCCAAAACGAATCAACTTGGCAGGATTTTCTCACTGAATACATTCTGATTTTGCGACACAGCTACGGGGAAGTTCTGCAAAAAGAGAGTGTTTCCCTTCAAGGGAAATTTCCTGATTTTCTTTTGATAGACCCATATGGTTATTTGGATATCTATGAGATAAAAAAGCCGTCCACAAATTTGATGAAACTAGACGCAAGTCGCAATAATTATTATTGGGATACGGAAATTTCTAAGGCAATTGCTCAAACGGAAAACTACATCCATCAGTCTCAAAGGAACGCGGACGCGCTGACAAATGATATCCGAAAACATAAAGGCATAGAGGTTAACATCGTTAGGCCGCGCGGTTTTATAATTGCGGGAAAGCGAGAGCAGTTAAAATCGAAAAAGTTGCAAGATGATTTTCGCATACTCTGTGACTCACTAAAAAATCTCGACATCCTCTTGTATGATGATCTTCTGGAAAGTTTGGAATCTCTTGTCTCTAGATCAAGCGTTTAA
- a CDS encoding type IV secretory system conjugative DNA transfer family protein has translation MISDRNEHYRFGSAAFADARELADAGFFRQTPTALFVGFSGGKPLWYHGAGGLLLTAGARSGKLRDILAYNLCSGIYSGGSLLALDMKGELAAISQDQTPDGKFCAYWNPLGLHGLPQNRLNPVSYIRQGSNTLVSDVKVFTENMIPLSGSANGKYFELRARELVEALILTLVERHGALTLPDLYRVINLIPGNGEEWLDFAYGMHISAFPLARRVEEEINQSRKDTSSGGFQGILGEVFKGFSCLSDPVLLESVSPPYDFDCSALTDSSQRWQVYLMPPAEFVDAWSPVIKAIFVSAMIYKSRAPSAPQQTWILDECAQLNNFPLVVKLFTYGAGIGIRPWAVFQSTDQMNALGPNAKNIVTSSAALQIYFALREIGSAKDVSTMLGTQTLEFNDALQQGQSRLAKGRILQSLLTGEDPLAAGIAFNHFKQAEHHRSKQSRPLQTPDEVLNARRDSAFLFTDAVQHPVLAQRQAYYAQSFMAGRFHPNPYHPPADRVRVTLGLGRSGWLNVKREAVPRRFAHFPQYANGQWSVVR, from the coding sequence ATGATCTCAGACCGCAATGAGCATTACCGCTTCGGCTCCGCCGCTTTCGCCGATGCACGGGAATTGGCGGATGCTGGCTTCTTCCGGCAAACGCCCACTGCGCTCTTTGTCGGCTTCTCGGGCGGGAAGCCTCTTTGGTATCACGGCGCGGGCGGACTTCTGCTCACTGCCGGGGCGCGTTCGGGCAAGCTCCGGGATATTCTCGCATATAATCTCTGCTCCGGTATCTACAGCGGCGGCTCGCTGCTGGCGCTCGACATGAAAGGCGAACTGGCCGCGATCTCACAGGATCAAACGCCGGACGGCAAATTCTGCGCGTACTGGAATCCGCTCGGCCTGCACGGCCTCCCGCAGAACAGGCTGAACCCCGTCTCCTACATCCGACAGGGATCAAACACGCTGGTTTCAGACGTGAAGGTCTTCACCGAGAACATGATCCCGCTCTCCGGCTCGGCCAATGGCAAGTATTTCGAGCTGCGGGCGCGGGAACTGGTCGAAGCCCTGATCCTGACGCTGGTTGAACGGCACGGCGCGCTGACGCTGCCTGACCTGTACCGCGTCATCAACCTGATCCCCGGCAACGGCGAAGAATGGCTGGACTTCGCTTACGGGATGCATATTTCCGCATTCCCGCTGGCGCGGCGCGTCGAAGAAGAAATCAATCAATCCCGCAAGGACACGTCAAGCGGCGGCTTCCAAGGCATTCTGGGCGAAGTGTTCAAGGGCTTCTCATGCCTTTCGGACCCGGTTCTGCTCGAATCCGTCTCACCGCCTTACGACTTCGATTGTTCGGCGCTCACGGACTCTTCCCAACGCTGGCAGGTCTATCTCATGCCGCCCGCCGAGTTTGTCGATGCGTGGTCGCCCGTCATCAAGGCGATCTTCGTGTCCGCGATGATCTACAAGTCGCGCGCGCCGTCTGCGCCGCAGCAGACTTGGATTCTCGATGAATGCGCACAGCTTAATAACTTCCCGCTGGTGGTGAAGCTCTTCACCTATGGCGCGGGGATCGGCATTCGCCCGTGGGCGGTCTTTCAGTCTACGGATCAGATGAATGCGCTGGGGCCAAACGCCAAGAACATCGTCACCTCAAGCGCCGCCTTGCAAATCTACTTCGCCCTGCGCGAGATTGGCTCTGCGAAAGACGTGTCCACCATGCTGGGCACGCAGACCTTGGAATTTAACGACGCGCTGCAACAGGGACAGAGCCGCTTGGCCAAGGGCCGTATCCTGCAATCGCTGCTGACAGGCGAAGACCCGCTCGCAGCCGGGATCGCCTTCAATCATTTCAAACAGGCCGAACATCACCGCTCGAAGCAATCGCGCCCGCTGCAAACGCCGGATGAGGTGCTGAACGCGCGGCGTGATAGCGCCTTCCTCTTCACCGATGCCGTGCAGCATCCGGTGCTGGCGCAGCGCCAAGCCTATTACGCGCAAAGCTTCATGGCGGGGCGGTTTCATCCGAACCCGTATCACCCTCCCGCAGACCGCGTGCGCGTTACACTCGGCCTCGGACGATCAGGCTGGCTGAATGTCAAACGGGAGGCCGTTCCGCGCCGCTTCGCGCACTTCCCGCAATACGCAAACGGTCAGTGGTCGGTCGTCCGGTGA